A genomic region of Trichothermofontia sichuanensis B231 contains the following coding sequences:
- a CDS encoding glycoside hydrolase family 10 protein: MLFANYTIAGVMPRLVSYFSPTSLRSSAPGACRTLAALCGLVMVLAPASSLARRPIVVDVVPVRSLPSQPLKPPTPTQSNHPRPNSPSRSPNAPVMVDTIPAGSKLPRPSVHPTPPGQPSLPTPPNPPVQPGISLPQGAIGHQREFRGIWVTAVNNIDWPSRPGLSAVQQQAELVRLLDQMQALNLNALILQVRPASDALYASPYEPWSSWLTGTQGQSPGYDPLEFAIRESRKRNIEVHAWFNPYRAQVSPTETIAPNHISQRYPQYTYRYGNQLWMDPGAKEVQDWTYTVILDVVRRYDIDGVHLDDYFYPYPQSGVPFPDSQTYAAYRQAGGSLSLADWRRDNVNQLVQRLATGIRGTKPYVKFGISPFGIYRPGQPAGIQGLDQYNALYADPKLWLQQGWVDYLAPQLYWRIDPPQQSYATLLNWWSQQNSLGRHIYAGNYLSQLDGKAWGKTEFERQVALSRQKAAQNSLGNIFFSAKVLRDNRLGIHETFKTSLYPSPALPPTMPWLDNIPPAPPTGVQARAGQLTWNAGNADVRGWTLYRQQGPTWQLVQLLNANTTSIPVLPGTYALQAVDRLANESRPIVVTVAN, from the coding sequence GTGTTGTTTGCCAATTACACGATCGCGGGTGTTATGCCACGGTTAGTCTCCTATTTCTCCCCAACGTCGTTGCGTTCCTCCGCCCCAGGCGCGTGCCGAACCCTAGCAGCCCTCTGTGGCCTGGTCATGGTCCTGGCTCCTGCCTCCAGTTTGGCCCGGAGACCCATTGTCGTCGATGTTGTGCCGGTGCGATCGCTGCCGAGTCAACCCCTCAAACCACCCACACCCACTCAGTCCAACCACCCCCGCCCGAACAGTCCTAGTCGCAGTCCCAATGCTCCAGTGATGGTGGACACAATTCCCGCCGGGTCCAAATTACCCCGACCCAGCGTCCACCCAACACCACCTGGCCAGCCCAGCCTGCCGACCCCGCCTAACCCTCCCGTGCAGCCAGGAATTTCTCTCCCCCAAGGGGCGATCGGGCATCAGCGGGAATTTCGGGGTATCTGGGTAACGGCGGTGAATAACATTGACTGGCCATCCCGCCCGGGCCTCAGTGCCGTCCAGCAGCAGGCCGAACTCGTCCGGCTCTTAGATCAAATGCAGGCATTGAACCTTAACGCCCTGATCCTGCAAGTGCGACCGGCAAGCGACGCCCTCTATGCCTCCCCCTACGAACCTTGGAGTAGTTGGCTGACGGGTACCCAGGGCCAATCCCCCGGTTACGATCCCCTGGAATTTGCCATTCGGGAAAGCCGCAAGCGCAATATCGAAGTCCATGCCTGGTTTAACCCCTACCGAGCGCAGGTGAGTCCGACGGAGACGATCGCCCCTAACCACATTTCCCAGCGTTATCCCCAATACACCTACCGCTACGGCAATCAACTTTGGATGGACCCTGGGGCGAAGGAAGTCCAAGACTGGACCTACACCGTCATCCTCGATGTGGTGCGCCGCTACGATATCGACGGCGTTCACCTGGATGACTACTTCTATCCCTACCCTCAAAGTGGGGTCCCCTTCCCCGACAGCCAAACCTACGCGGCCTATCGGCAGGCCGGGGGTTCCCTGTCCCTGGCGGACTGGCGGCGGGATAATGTGAACCAACTGGTGCAGCGTCTGGCAACGGGCATCCGGGGCACCAAACCCTACGTTAAATTTGGCATCAGTCCCTTTGGCATTTATCGCCCTGGCCAACCGGCAGGCATTCAGGGGTTAGATCAGTACAATGCCCTCTATGCCGATCCAAAACTCTGGTTACAGCAAGGGTGGGTCGATTACCTCGCGCCCCAACTCTACTGGCGCATTGATCCCCCCCAACAGAGTTACGCCACCTTGCTCAACTGGTGGAGTCAACAGAATTCTCTGGGACGGCACATTTATGCGGGTAACTACCTGAGTCAGCTGGATGGGAAAGCCTGGGGCAAAACTGAATTTGAACGACAGGTGGCCCTTTCCCGCCAAAAAGCAGCCCAAAACTCCCTGGGCAATATCTTTTTTAGCGCCAAGGTCCTCCGCGATAATCGCTTGGGCATTCACGAAACCTTTAAGACCTCGCTCTATCCGTCACCGGCCTTACCGCCCACGATGCCCTGGTTGGACAATATCCCACCTGCTCCCCCGACGGGTGTCCAGGCGAGGGCCGGTCAACTCACTTGGAACGCTGGCAATGCCGATGTCCGGGGATGGACTCTCTACCGCCAGCAAGGGCCAACTTGGCAGTTGGTGCAGTTGCTCAACGCTAATACAACGAGTATCCCAGTTCTACCTGGTACTTATGCCCTGCAAGCGGTCGATCGCCTTGCCAATGAAAGTCGCCCGATCGTGGTTACAGTGGCGAATTAG
- a CDS encoding type IV pilin-like G/H family protein, translating to MQSVIAKLLIAKLLVVQLLVVQSLVAQVVRAFRYSLRPWGGIALALGCISGGVGYILPTWAKEPELTPTVTAAESISEAILGRWQAQTPPMTLIFAPEGKLFLLLDADGVVRLAEEIRYRLNPKTQPMQIDLMLNQNETITTIFELTPIHTASPQEKRQLRLELTHIAPGDERPLAFTDQVLVFQQTSRSTTPPQATTIQGFDQRQKQVREREAQLYMGALAQAQAAFYQRFEKFAATLEEFVAGIEPETEFYRYMVVPAANPKWGVTLMAQAKAPGLRSFTSLVFTYPGDTPPQFGTTLCQSARPSTIPPTLLVQMPVQDPQQVRCPIGAQALN from the coding sequence ATGCAGTCTGTTATTGCCAAGCTACTGATTGCCAAGCTACTGGTTGTCCAGTTGTTAGTTGTCCAGTCATTAGTTGCTCAGGTGGTCCGAGCGTTCCGGTACAGCCTGCGCCCATGGGGGGGAATAGCCCTCGCCCTCGGCTGCATCAGTGGTGGGGTTGGGTATATTCTGCCTACCTGGGCCAAGGAACCTGAACTAACCCCAACGGTCACAGCGGCTGAATCCATTTCTGAAGCAATCCTGGGACGCTGGCAAGCGCAAACTCCCCCCATGACGCTGATCTTTGCGCCGGAGGGTAAGCTATTCCTACTGCTAGATGCCGATGGGGTGGTGAGGTTGGCGGAGGAAATTCGTTATCGTCTGAACCCCAAGACCCAGCCGATGCAAATTGACCTGATGTTGAATCAGAATGAAACCATTACAACTATCTTTGAACTGACCCCAATTCACACCGCCTCGCCACAGGAGAAGCGCCAACTCCGCCTCGAACTCACCCATATTGCCCCTGGGGATGAACGGCCCCTAGCATTCACGGATCAGGTCCTGGTCTTTCAGCAAACCTCCCGATCGACGACCCCACCCCAGGCTACGACCATTCAAGGCTTTGATCAGCGCCAGAAGCAGGTACGGGAACGGGAAGCTCAACTTTATATGGGTGCCCTCGCCCAGGCGCAGGCAGCGTTCTATCAGCGGTTTGAGAAATTTGCCGCAACCTTAGAGGAGTTTGTGGCTGGGATTGAGCCAGAAACAGAGTTCTATCGATATATGGTTGTACCCGCTGCTAACCCCAAATGGGGAGTAACCCTGATGGCTCAGGCTAAAGCCCCTGGCCTCCGCAGTTTTACCAGTCTGGTATTCACCTACCCAGGGGATACCCCCCCTCAGTTCGGAACAACCCTGTGCCAAAGTGCGCGTCCTTCTACCATACCGCCGACCCTCCTGGTCCAAATGCCCGTCCAAGATCCCCAACAGGTACGCTGCCCGATCGGCGCACAAGCCCTGAATTAG
- the bioB gene encoding biotin synthase BioB, which yields MFAIRHDWTTSEILDLLRLPLLDLVYQAQTVHRHYHPPNQIQLATLLSVKTGGCAEDCGYCPQSGHYETSVHPQAVMDVEAVVAKAKQAKALGASRFCMGWAWREIREGPAFEAMLEMVRQVRAIGLETCVTAGMLTATQAKRLAAAGLTAYNHNLDTSPEFYNQIVTTRTYAERLQTLDYVRQSGIRVCCGGIIGMGETLTDRARMLEVLATFNPHPESVPINALVAVAGTPLADRPPIDPLDLVRMCATARILMPQAKVRLSAGRTQLSREAQVLCFLAGANSIFYGETLLTTPNPERDADRQLLADIGATVLEPHRS from the coding sequence ATGTTCGCGATTCGTCACGACTGGACCACGTCCGAAATTCTCGACCTGTTACGCTTGCCGCTGCTGGATCTGGTCTACCAGGCTCAAACCGTTCATCGCCACTACCACCCTCCCAACCAAATTCAACTGGCGACGCTCCTCAGTGTCAAAACGGGGGGGTGTGCCGAAGATTGTGGCTATTGCCCCCAGTCGGGTCACTACGAAACCTCAGTCCATCCCCAGGCGGTCATGGATGTAGAGGCCGTCGTGGCTAAAGCGAAGCAGGCCAAGGCCCTAGGGGCAAGTCGGTTTTGTATGGGCTGGGCATGGCGGGAGATTCGTGAGGGGCCGGCCTTCGAAGCTATGCTGGAAATGGTGCGCCAGGTGCGGGCGATCGGGCTAGAAACCTGTGTTACGGCGGGGATGTTGACGGCGACTCAGGCAAAACGACTGGCAGCAGCAGGATTGACGGCCTACAACCACAACCTCGATACCAGTCCCGAATTCTACAACCAGATCGTTACCACCCGTACCTATGCAGAACGCTTGCAAACCCTGGACTATGTACGTCAGTCAGGAATCAGGGTCTGCTGTGGGGGCATCATTGGCATGGGCGAAACCCTGACCGATCGTGCTCGGATGCTGGAGGTGCTGGCAACCTTCAATCCCCATCCTGAAAGTGTGCCGATCAATGCCCTCGTGGCCGTCGCGGGTACTCCACTGGCCGATCGCCCCCCGATCGATCCCCTGGATCTGGTACGTATGTGTGCCACGGCCCGCATCCTCATGCCCCAGGCCAAGGTTCGCCTGAGCGCGGGGCGCACCCAACTTAGCCGTGAGGCCCAGGTCCTGTGCTTCCTGGCAGGGGCCAATTCGATTTTTTATGGGGAAACGCTGCTGACGACTCCCAACCCTGAACGCGACGCTGATCGGCAATTGCTGGCTGATATTGGGGCAACGGTCCTCGAACCCCACCGGAGCTAA
- a CDS encoding PDDEXK family nuclease codes for MPAKDLFHNAVKNALIESIFLEFFEEDLDKLLLQRPVAKLLIFDPNQEVITQWID; via the coding sequence ATGCCTGCCAAAGACCTCTTCCACAACGCTGTCAAAAACGCCCTCATCGAATCCATTTTTCTAGAATTCTTTGAAGAAGACTTAGACAAACTCCTGCTTCAACGACCAGTTGCCAAACTCCTCATCTTCGACCCTAACCAGGAGGTCATCACCCAATGGATCGACTAG
- the rpsU gene encoding 30S ribosomal protein S21, which translates to MTQVVLGENEGIESALRRFKRQVSKAGILADVKYRRHYETPQEKRKRKAVAARRKRRYR; encoded by the coding sequence ATGACTCAAGTAGTTCTCGGTGAAAATGAAGGGATTGAGTCGGCATTACGTCGGTTTAAGCGCCAAGTTTCCAAAGCCGGGATTTTGGCGGATGTCAAGTATCGCCGTCACTACGAAACCCCCCAAGAAAAGCGGAAGCGCAAAGCAGTTGCCGCCCGCCGCAAGCGTCGCTATCGTTAA
- a CDS encoding GTP-binding protein — translation MSVEQELEQTILDFTAIQANLHYKHAQDALRELLVRLDLTPQEQAGLEPEIRGLIQMLDKLERSVIHIAAFGMVGRGKSSLLNALVGRAVFATGPTHGVTRSIQRVDWQVERENLAGSPRADEDAPATSPSAPPTIVRVTLPGTGNAQIQLIDTPGIDEVAGEQREQLAKRLARQADLILFVITGDMTRVEHQALSELRQASKPILLVFNKVDQYPDTDRDLIYATIRDQRVRELLSPDEIVMAAAAPLVPQLVQRDGQTRVQLQPGAPQVEALKLKILEILDREGKALIALNTMLYADEVNEQVVQRKLEIREQAANQIIWNAVMMKALAIALNPVTVVDIFSGAIIDVSMILTLSRLYGIAMTEAGAVNLLQKIALSMGSIGASELLANLGLSGLKGVLGASAPVTGGATLAPYVSVAVTQAGVAGVSSYGIGQITKTYLAQGATWGPDGPKAVVSEILAALDETSILSRIKGELQARLQGREVAK, via the coding sequence ATGAGTGTAGAGCAAGAACTAGAGCAAACCATCCTCGATTTCACGGCGATTCAGGCGAATCTCCACTATAAACATGCCCAGGATGCCTTGCGCGAGTTGCTGGTGCGGCTAGATCTCACTCCCCAGGAGCAAGCGGGACTGGAGCCGGAAATTCGAGGACTGATCCAGATGCTAGATAAGCTGGAGCGATCGGTGATCCACATCGCGGCCTTTGGCATGGTGGGTCGGGGCAAGTCGTCCTTGCTAAATGCACTGGTGGGACGGGCGGTGTTTGCAACCGGGCCAACGCATGGGGTAACCCGATCAATCCAACGGGTGGATTGGCAAGTTGAACGGGAAAACTTGGCGGGCAGTCCCCGTGCGGATGAGGATGCTCCCGCAACGTCGCCATCAGCGCCTCCCACGATTGTGCGGGTAACGTTACCCGGGACGGGCAATGCCCAGATTCAACTCATTGATACGCCTGGTATTGATGAAGTTGCGGGGGAACAACGGGAACAACTGGCCAAACGCTTAGCCCGACAGGCAGACTTGATCCTGTTTGTGATTACGGGGGATATGACACGGGTCGAACACCAGGCGCTTTCGGAATTACGACAGGCGAGTAAACCGATTCTCCTGGTGTTTAACAAGGTAGATCAGTATCCGGATACCGATCGCGATCTGATCTACGCCACGATTCGCGATCAACGGGTGCGGGAACTTCTCTCACCCGATGAAATTGTGATGGCGGCGGCAGCCCCCCTCGTGCCACAACTGGTCCAACGGGATGGCCAGACTCGGGTGCAATTGCAACCGGGTGCCCCCCAAGTAGAAGCCCTGAAGTTGAAAATTTTAGAAATTCTCGATCGTGAAGGCAAAGCCCTGATTGCCCTGAACACCATGCTCTATGCCGATGAGGTGAATGAGCAGGTCGTGCAACGTAAATTAGAAATTCGGGAGCAGGCGGCAAATCAGATTATCTGGAATGCGGTGATGATGAAGGCGCTGGCGATCGCCCTTAATCCGGTCACGGTCGTGGATATTTTCAGCGGGGCGATTATTGATGTTTCCATGATTTTGACCCTCTCGCGGTTGTATGGCATTGCCATGACCGAGGCCGGAGCCGTTAACCTGCTACAGAAAATTGCCCTGAGTATGGGTAGTATTGGCGCGAGTGAACTGTTGGCCAATTTAGGGCTGAGTGGGCTGAAGGGGGTGCTGGGGGCCTCTGCTCCGGTGACGGGGGGAGCTACGTTAGCGCCCTATGTATCGGTGGCAGTGACGCAAGCAGGCGTGGCTGGCGTGTCGTCCTATGGCATTGGTCAGATTACCAAAACCTATTTAGCCCAAGGAGCGACGTGGGGGCCAGATGGCCCGAAGGCAGTGGTGAGTGAGATTTTGGCAGCGTTGGATGAGACCTCGATTTTGAGCCGGATTAAGGGGGAATTGCAGGCGCGGTTACAAGGGCGGGAGGTGGCCAAGTGA
- a CDS encoding SRPBCC family protein: protein MITATPPHPPPNTPQVSEQSIWIDADIAAVERCLTDLDLMHRWLNPWLRCEPVGVWGTDLGCQSRFVIQIPLLKPTLSNVVVERQPGLIVWEFEGFFRGRDRWECQPVGTGTRLLNRFEFVIPNAIVALGFHLFASRLMRQDMQAQLQRLRQVAETIGPI, encoded by the coding sequence GTGATAACGGCTACGCCTCCCCACCCACCCCCCAACACGCCCCAAGTGTCTGAACAATCGATTTGGATTGATGCTGACATAGCCGCAGTCGAACGGTGTTTGACGGATCTGGATCTAATGCACCGCTGGTTGAATCCCTGGTTACGGTGTGAGCCAGTGGGGGTTTGGGGGACGGACTTAGGGTGTCAAAGCCGGTTTGTGATTCAGATTCCGCTTCTGAAGCCCACGTTATCTAATGTCGTGGTGGAGCGGCAACCGGGGTTAATTGTATGGGAATTTGAAGGCTTTTTTCGGGGGCGCGATCGCTGGGAGTGTCAACCGGTGGGGACGGGAACGCGGTTACTGAATCGGTTTGAATTCGTGATTCCCAATGCGATCGTGGCGTTGGGGTTTCATCTGTTTGCGAGTCGGCTCATGCGGCAGGATATGCAGGCCCAATTACAACGATTACGACAGGTGGCGGAGACGATCGGGCCTATCTAG
- a CDS encoding ArsR/SmtB family transcription factor — translation MAAQTPDSTVSPLSTFDGNAGNCGFAQLSPAALSMVAEFFKVLSEASRLQIVCALRSGPKNVTEIIEATGLGQANVSKHLKLLAKSGVVTRRQEGVCVYYQIANPFVFQMCELVCSALAAQLQEQHSHLEQLAMMRQRV, via the coding sequence ATGGCTGCGCAAACGCCTGATTCGACTGTGTCCCCCTTGTCGACGTTTGATGGAAACGCGGGTAATTGTGGCTTTGCCCAGCTTTCGCCCGCTGCCCTCAGTATGGTTGCTGAGTTTTTTAAGGTTTTGTCCGAGGCCAGTCGGTTGCAAATTGTCTGTGCGCTGCGATCGGGGCCAAAGAATGTGACAGAAATTATTGAAGCGACGGGGTTGGGTCAAGCTAACGTCTCTAAGCATTTGAAATTATTGGCCAAGTCGGGGGTGGTTACCCGGCGTCAGGAGGGGGTTTGTGTGTATTATCAAATTGCCAATCCATTTGTCTTCCAAATGTGTGAGTTAGTCTGTAGTGCCCTGGCTGCCCAACTCCAGGAACAACACTCTCACCTGGAACAGTTGGCGATGATGCGCCAGAGAGTTTAG
- a CDS encoding response regulator transcription factor encodes MTRILVIDDDPAISELVAVNLEMAGYDVSRADDGIKGQALAVQLLPDLIMLDLMLPKVDGLTVCQRLRRDERTADIPVLMLTALDQTQDKVEGFNAGADDYLTKPFEVEEMLARIRALLRRTDRLPQAAKHSEILSYGPLTLIPERFEAIWFEETVKLTHLEFELLHCLLQRHGQTVAPSEILKEVWGYDPDDDIETIRVHIRHLRTKLEPDPRHPRYIKTVYGAGYCLELPADAQANEEAKSLA; translated from the coding sequence ATGACCCGGATACTCGTCATTGATGACGATCCTGCAATTTCAGAACTGGTAGCCGTCAACCTGGAAATGGCTGGCTATGACGTCAGTCGCGCTGATGATGGCATTAAGGGACAGGCTTTAGCCGTGCAATTGCTCCCCGACCTGATTATGTTGGACTTGATGCTCCCCAAGGTAGATGGATTAACGGTCTGTCAACGCTTGCGTCGGGATGAGCGTACGGCTGATATTCCAGTGCTAATGCTAACGGCCCTAGACCAAACCCAGGATAAAGTCGAGGGCTTTAATGCCGGGGCAGATGACTATCTGACTAAGCCCTTTGAAGTGGAAGAAATGCTGGCCCGCATTCGGGCCTTGTTGCGTCGGACTGATCGTCTTCCTCAGGCCGCCAAGCACAGCGAAATTCTCAGCTACGGTCCTTTGACGCTGATCCCGGAGCGCTTTGAAGCAATCTGGTTTGAGGAGACGGTCAAACTGACCCATCTGGAATTTGAACTTCTCCATTGCCTACTCCAGCGGCATGGGCAAACAGTGGCTCCTAGTGAAATCCTGAAGGAAGTCTGGGGGTATGATCCCGATGATGATATTGAGACGATTCGGGTTCATATCCGCCACCTGCGGACCAAACTGGAACCCGATCCCCGTCATCCCCGCTATATCAAAACGGTCTATGGCGCGGGCTATTGTTTAGAATTACCCGCCGATGCCCAAGCAAACGAGGAAGCCAAATCCCTTGCCTAA